A region of the Gallaecimonas mangrovi genome:
GCCATAGCCGGCGGGTGCTGTGTGCTGGTAGCCAAGTTTTTCATAAAATCCGGGCTTATCAGCAATGAGGGATACATAGCTCCCTGGCTGAGCCGCCATCTTGAGGTAAGCCTCGATAGCGTGCATGATTTGTTTGCCAAGGCCCCTGCCTTGATAACGTGGCGCGACGGCAATATCCACCACTTGGAAAAAACAGCTGCCATCCCCCACGACCCGACCCATCGCCACTAGCTGGGCGCCGTCATGAATGCACACCCCGTAAAGCGAATTCGCCAGGCCTTTTTCAGCCAATGCCAGCGGTTTTGCCGAAAGCCCGGCGGCGATACGCAGCTGGCAATACGCTTTGGCAACAGGAAGCTGGTGACTCAGCACTAGCGGCATTGGTTTTCCCTCCCTTGCGGCAAGTACGGCGCCGTTAAGCAAACTGAATATCGCTAATGGGCTGCACCCGAACCCGGCCTTTGGCAGAGTCAAAGTGGCGCAAAATATGGTTATGGTGGGCAATGATTTGCTTGGCCTTTAACGCGCCACTGTCAAGGGTACTGTGAGCGTCGGCCACCAGTACAACGTCGTAGCCAAGGGCTGCCGCCTGGCGACAGCTGGTGTCAATGCAGTAATCGGTTTGCAGGCCGCAAATCACTAACTTGCGCACATCTTGCGCTTGCAACATGGCATCAAGGGCGGTGTCCATAAAGGCGTCGCAAACGCTTTTTTCTATTTCAATGTCCCCTACCTGGCGCTCTAAAGCCGGGTGAAAGCTGGCATCAGGCTCTATCCGGTTATCGGCCACCAACACCACCGGTGCTTGTGCTAAACGCGCTTTTCCCAGCAATTTATTAATGCGCCCAAGCAGCGCTTCGCTTTGCCAAATACCTTCATCCATCAGGCTTTGCTGAACATCAATTACCACCAGTGCTGTTTTCATATTGGCGTCCTTGGGTGATTAAGTGGGCGTCGTTTGGGCAAAGCAGCAAGTCATTTTGATACTAATAGCGGCAACGGATATTGCACAACCGTTTACTAGCAAAAGGGGGAAAGGGTTAGCCGTTTTTAGTTAACGTAATAGCGCTAAGCTCTTGAATATCAATAATATCAACTTCTCTTGCCAGCCACTGCTTGTAGGTAATGAGGCTGGTGATGGGCATCACCGGCAGCGACATGCCTTGGTAGCTAACAGTGACACTCTTGGCAAAATCAATGGCCAATGGCAGCCATTGCTGGCGCTGCTGACAATAGATTGTTGTGCCCGGTGCCAGGCCTATTTCAATTTTCTGGCCCTGGTAGATAAGTTGCAGGTATTCAAGGTCCCACTGCGCCTGGCGGTAATGGCGCAGTGGTTTGGAGATAAACGCATCAACTTCGGCCAGCAAGGCCTACGCCTTGGCCGCCGGGATGTACAGATCAATATCGGCCACCGGCCTGGAGCCGCCATAAAGGTGGGCCGCCAAACCACCGACAATTTGATACGGCAACTGCTGACGCGCTAAAAGCGCCGTAAGCCAGTTTAGTGCCTGGGTAACTTGCTCGGTCATTGCCCGGCCTTACGGTATACCGCGTCAAAACGCACGTTCATACCGCCACAATTACCATTGTCGTTAACTACCAATAAACTGCCGAGCAAGCGCAAGTGGGCAGCACAGCTGTATTTGTCACTACCTTCACTGATGGTAAGCCGGTTACCTTTCGCGGCGGCCTTACCGCTTACACCGCCAAAATGCACAATGTCGCTGTTACCGTCTGGGGTTTTGCCGCCATACCAAAAGGCGCGGCCCTCAACCTGAAGCTGGCCATTTTGAGTGGTTGTAATGGCGATTTTATTGGCAAAACGGCCACCGAGAGACCGCCACTGACCAGCCCAAGCGCTGGGTGCCGGCGTTGCTGCGTATTGCACCAGCCGCACCTTGCCCTGGGTAATGTAGCCGGTGTAGTCATTTTTTTTACCCAGGTAATAACTGCAAACCCAACCTTGCTGAGCCGGTTTTACCAGCACCCTGTCGCCGTTAATTAAATAGCCTTTTTGCCGGCATTTATCGGCTTGCGGGCAACCTTTACCATCGTCACGGGCATGCACTTTTTCGCCTTTTGCAGCGACAATTTGGCCAAGGGCAAGGTTTTCATAGCTGGGAAAGGCGCCATTACGGCAGCTATAGGGTTCAATCTCGGCAAACACATTGGCGGCGAACAACAGCAAACAGCAACAAAACGCCCCTTTAAACATAACCACCTCAATAGTGTTGGCTAAAGCCTGACGCCTGGGTGAAAGCCCATATAGCCAAGGCCGGTATTGGCCAGCATTAGAATGACAAAAATAAGCAAAGCAAAGCGGATGTCGTTGCGTTTACGCACCAATAGCGGGCTGTATAAGCCTTCGCATTCCTTGCCAAAAATCACTGCCCAGTAGGGGCCAAAAAGACCACGGTACAGATCAATAAATTCCGGCTGCCCCCATTGCCGCCAATGCCAGGGCACTTCTATTTTCCAGGTCTTAATAAAGTCACTGCTGGTTTTAATCACCCCGTAAAACGATAAGATGGCAAGGCTGATAAGAACGACTTTAAACATCGGCACATTCCTTTGATTTACCGCCAACCCTAGCCGGTTGCCTGGCTGGCAAAGCGGCTTAAGGCCTCGCCTTCAAAGCGGTAATATTCTTTCTCTGCTAATAAAGCGGCGCCAATACCGTGATAAAAAAGCCCGGCCTTGGGATTGGTGCTTTCGGCGGTCCAGTCCAAGCGTTTGCAGCCCAATTCAACCGCCAGGCAAGCCAAGTGCTGCATCAGCTTTTTACCCACCCCTTGGCCACGGGCCTGGGCTGAGACAAAAAGGTCTTTCATAAACATTTGCCCGGCAAGCTTGGGCGCCGGATATAACACCGAATAAGAGGCAAAACCGACAACACTGGTGCCGCTAAAGGCGGCAATAAGGCGCACGCCAGAATGCGCTGAAAACACCTGTTGTTGCAGGTACGCGGTAATGTCTTCACGGCTGGCGGCTTGGTCTTTGAAGTAGTAGTGCTCTAGTTCTTCAAAAATATCCAAAAGTTGCAGGCTATGGTGGTGGCTAACGGCGTTAATTTGCATCTTGCATTCACTCCAATGGGTAGACCTTTTCAAAGTGCTCTAATACCAATTCACTGTCAGCCGTGAAGGCCAAGCCCAGTTCGCGGGCATGGCCATTAAAAAAGGCCAAGTGCGCCTGATACCACCAGCGATAACTGCCGTCGCCCTCCCCTTCGGCCTTGGCAAAGGCGGCAGGCACCCGGTTAAAGGGGCAAAACGACACAGTGGTGGTTTTAATGACACAAACCGGTTGCTGCGCCCAGTTAAGCACCACCGTTAACCGCCCCGGCGCTGGCAACGGTTGTTGCTCAATGTCGTAAGCGGCTTTCAGGCTACAGGTTGCGGTTTTAATGCCGCTGTTAACCAGCTGCGCACAGATATTGGCGTTTTCTTCATCCGCGCAAAAATGCTCGGCCACGCACACCGGTACGGCCTTACACTCCCTTGGCGAAAGGGTAGCAAGATAGGCGTCTAAAAAGGCTTGCTGCGCTGCATTCATGGCTTTTTAGGGGCAATGCAGATAACCGCGCAGCGCCTGCTGCCAACCCTTTTCAGCGTTAAAGTCGCTTTTAAGCTTGCCGTTGCCGGTATTGTTAACCGTTTGAATACCGCGTTTGGTCATATAGGTTGGCGTGTAGGTTGGCGGCCCCAACCGGGCGACGGCGACGCAGAGCTTTTTAAAGTCGGGGGCTTCGGTATTAAGCTCTTGCGCCAAGGCTTGGCGAAAGGCACTACGCTCGCCCGCTGCCAAATCGCTAAAGGTACGCACCTCCAGCATACGAATTGCCTGCCAAGCCGTTTTGTCGGTTACCCGCAGTTGGTCGAACCGGCCAAAGGCCCCTGCAACCGCAAATAGCGGCACAGCCTCGTTGTAATGGCCGGCCTTAACGCAGTCGGCCACCGCCGGGTAAATAACCGCCGGGGTGGTAGTACTGGCAATAGCGGCCAGCGGCATGCACGCAGGCTGAGACTTGGCTTCAACACTGCCGGAGCTTGCCTTGCCAGGCTCAGTGGTCTTGGCAGGTTCAGTTGCCTTAGTTGGCTTTTTTACGGTGTGCTGCATCGCGCAACTGGTCAGCAGCAAGCACGCTAGCACCAGAAGTTTACGCATCTTGGTATCCATTAGCTTCGAACAGGTCATTTATACCATTTGCACCGCCACCAATGCATGTAAAGTGCGGCTATTCTACTTACCAGCCGCGACGATGACGTTTAGATCAATAGCAAACCGGGTTACAAGGTAGTGCGAGCCCTTTTTCACAAAGCACGCCGTTCTTGTTTGCTGGCGCTTATAGCGTTGTTGGTGAACAACAGTGTCATCACTCAACGCGGCGCTTGCACAAAAGCCGTTCTGCCCATTGGATTTCACCACCACGTTTTTTGCCAGTGAATGTTGCCAAGACAGGGGTTTAGGCGTGACCTTTATTCTTGCCAACAGCTCTTCTCTTGACAAGGAGTGAGTTCGACTGCCCTTTTGAGGTATATGCACCGTTTCACTGGCCGTAAATTTATCAGCCAGCCAAGGAGCAATAGTCGCCACATCATGGTGGATATAAGCACCCTCAAACGCTAAGTAAATCGTGGTTTTGTTATCATCGGCCTGCGCGCCGGCCAAAAAGCAAAACAGCAGAAAAAGCTTTTTCATCCCTAACTCCAAAAAATGGTGAAGATCCAGCGCAACTGCCGCCAAAAGGCATCGCTCCATCTTAGCGATAACAGTCCAAATATGGTGCCGAAAACCAGCAGCACTGCGGCTAAGTAGTAGCCATTGGCTATATCATGAGAAAACCAAGCAAAAAAAACTAACCAATACCCCCAAGACAAAACCGCAGCCAAATCGGGTTGGGCCTTCTTTAACACTCATGACAATTCTTTCGGTCTACAGATATATCGATAACCCAATCAGTAGCGAGGCTAAGCGTCACAAGCGGCTTACTTGCCATCCCAAATGCCGGCGTCGTACATCAGCTTCATGCTGTAATTGATTTGCAGGGTTTGATTGCTGTTTTGACAGGAAATAAAAGCCCCGCCCTTTTTCGGTGGCTGAGCGGCCACATCAATGCTTGATAAGCCGCGCAGAGGGTCGTTAAGGGTGTAGCGGTAGTGGCCATTACTAAACCACAACAGGGCATCACCATTACCGGCGCTAACGTAAGTAAAGAGCCCTTGCGACGGCCTTTTGGTGGCCGGGTATTGAAAAATGACCTTGCCGTTTTGCACTGCCCGATACTGCAAATAGCCCTGGTGTTGGTTAACGGTGATTGACGAGCACAGCGCAAACACTTTCTTTTTGGTTTGGCAGCTCCAAAGCGGCACCTCCTGCGCAGTGCAGACACCATTGCTGTAATACATGTCTTTGTAGTCGGCCCATTTGGCCTGGGTAATATTGTCAACGGGCTTTGCCAGCAGCGCGCTTGGCGCCAGCAGGGCTAAGAAGCTCATGGCTAAAATGCGTTTCACCTTATTATCCTTTTAAAGTGTGTGCCGTTAAGGGCCGTACCGCGCTTTATGTTACCCTCACGGCTTGTTATTTCTAACGACCTGGCAAGGCGATTAACGCAGCGTTTTATGGCAAAACCCAATAAAAAAGGCCCCAGCCGCACCGTTGATGTTTCTTGCAGCCAATGTAGGGCGGCGATTTTTAAATACCGCAAGGGCGGTAAAGGCGCCTTGGTAAAATGCTTTATTGAACGCATTAGCGAAGACCACACCACCCAGGCTTGCCATTGCCCCGGCTGTGGCCAGGTCTTTGCCAGAGAAACCCTTATTCGCGGCACCCCAGCCTACAAAATGATTGGTGGTAAGGTGCAAATGAAATAGCGCGCCAGCACCTTAAAAATAGGCAGCGTCAGCCGCAAGCTGCTGCTGTAAGGCATGGGCATCAGCAAACCATTTCGTCTTTGGAAACTCCCCCTTAGGGTCTGGCGCAGACCAGGTTAAGTGCACAATAAAATAGCCAGCGGCGGTGCCTATCAACACTTCATCGCAATCTTCACGTTTAGCAAGTACAGAAAAACTAACGCCATCAAGCCGATGGGAGGCTGCTAACTCCTGTTTAAGCTCAGCTGCTAAAGCGCTGCCGTGGCTTGCGGGAAAGTCATTAATATCGGCCCAAGGCTGTTGATACATGCAGGTCCTTTAGCGGGTGTGTTTAGACGACGCAGCCACAGTACATTCTTTGAAACACCGGCCGCTAGCAAGCCCCAAGCAATCGCTGCGATGATTCAGCATTGCCTTTACCAAAGGCCCCTCTGGAGCTCGCTCAATCTAACGCGGGCATGCAAAAGCCATGGTTTTATCTGGGGTTGGTGACTGGCCGCAGAGTGGCTTAATTAATCTCTATTGGGGTGCTCGCCAGGTACTCCCGCAGCGACTTCTTATCAACTTGGGTAATAAACAGCAGCTTACGGGTGTTAAAACCAACAGGCGCTTTCACATCTACCAAGGTACCCAGCGGCCCTAACGGGTAGACGGATATTTTCTTAATCATCGTTAGCGAAAAGTGGTCGGCTAAGCCAAAGCCAGAGATAGACAAGGTGGTAGGAGTAAGGCTAAATGCTGGTGTTAGCCTTATAACCGCAGTAATAAGCCAAGCACCAATACCGATGAACAATAAAATATTTGAGGTCCAAAAAAGTTCTTTTCCAACATCATTGTTTTTTTGGATATCTTTTAGTGCTTCGTCTAACGGCATCCCTGAAGCGTGGTGATGTGAAAAAATCCCAAAGAACAGATAAAGCCAAGGTAACGGCATTACCCAGATATAGGTAAAGATGGTTGAAAAGTTAACCTTATTTGAAACTTTTCCATTTCGCCAGTAATACAACGCTAATTCCTTATATCATTAGGACCATTCTCTTTGTTTTTAATTTCGAACTGGATCATTTAATTCCGAATTTCTTATCTTTATAGCATGAAACAGTGTTGGAATGTCACATCGCCATTTTGGCATCAATAATGAGATAAGTAAGCCTTCAATATCGGCAATAATGCCCATTACAATAGCCATTGAAAGCAATATACCATCTTGGCCAAAACCAAGGATGTCTATAAAGCCGACAAACAACAATATTCCCCAAAGTTTCGATGACCACATATGGTAGCTGGCCTCACGTCCATACTTACTGTAGTCAAAACCGTATCGCAGTAATTCTAATGTAACGAGTATACCCAAGGGCAACAATCGCTCATCAATTGCCGCGGGATAAAGCCAATAAATGGCAACCGTGGCACAAATATAAAAGAGCGTATCAGCAATACTATCAAGGCGTCTGATACCATCGGTTGCTACACCTAATCGCCTAGCAATAAAGCCGTCAAAAATATCAGATAAAAAAGCAGTGACCAAACATATAGAAAAACAAATTGCTGATGGATAGAAAATAGCTAAAAGCAAAATAACAGGTGCTAGTAGCCCCCGAAGAAGAGTCAATAACAAAGGTAATTTTTTAATTATGTTCATCTCATTATTAACGTCTATGCAATTAGCGCATTGGTTTTTAATTTACGTAAGGCTGCAATGAAAATTAAAAACGCAGAAGCGATATGGATAATAGGAATTAATCTTGCTAACAGATAAGGGCGATGCGTATAAAAATCAAATTCTTCACCGCATAGATTATGGCCGTTAAAACTGGTTTGAATAGCAAGATCAAACCAAAAGTAGAGTATAAAGATAAACAGCAAAAGGCTAGCAACCGTCACAAGCCGTTTTTGCAATAAGTTAGCTTCATCAAGAAGAAGACGCAGAAGAATAAAAATAGCTATTGGTACCCCATATAATAGCGATATAAAAAAACGCGTATCATCACCTTGGGTACAAGTACCCGCAACAGCTCCCAAGCACACCACAAAACCATATATAAAGATGACAACGAGATTAAACACCGGAACGTCCTAATAGACCAAAAACAAAAATGGGCACCCATTTTTTACTAGAAATTTTCTCATAATCCATTCACGACCCAATACTCAGAAGGTAGATATCCTTTGTTATTTATTTTTTCTAGAAAGCTCATAGATATAGCCTGAAACAAAAATGGACACCCATTTTTTACACAGGAATTCGTTATCGGTCTAGGCTTAAAACTTACTCGCTAACGGATTAGCACCATGACACGCCCTCGCTCTGAACTGGTGTCGGTGAACGACACACCCTACTACCACTGCATTTGTCGTTGTGTTCGCCGTGCTTTTTTGTGTGGTGAAGACAGTCTCACCGGTCAGGACTACAGCCACCGCAAGATTTGGGTGATGGAGAGGCTGAAGGTATTGCAAGCGGTGTTTACCATCGAGCTTTGTGCTTATGCGGTGATGTCCAATCATTACCATCTGGTGGTGCATGTGGATGCCAAAGCGGCAGAGGCACTCGACGACGAGGCTGTTATGGCGCGCTGGGAGCAACTGTTTTCACTGTCGCTGCTGGTTAGCCGTTACCGGGCGGGCAAGCTGACTTGTGAAGCCGAGCGCACCGTGGCGCGTATGCATATCGATAAACTGCGCCACCGGCTCTGTGACCTTTCCTGGTTTATGCGTTGCTTGAATGAACACCTTGCCCGCAAGGCCAATGAGGAAGACCACTGCAAAGGCCGGTTTTGGGAAGCCCGTTTTAAATCGCAAGCCATTTTGGATGAAGCCGGGCTATTGGCCTGTACGGCCTATGTAGACCTTAATCCCCTTCGCGCCAAAATCGTCGATACCCCTGAAGCCTCTGCCGATGTGTCACTGTCAGCGCGGCTTAATACCGAAGACGACACCAAGCCCGCATTACTGCCCTTTGTGACCCAGTTTAAAGACAGTCCCAAAGGCATTCCCTTTGCCTTGGCCGATTATCTGGCATTAGTTGACTGGACAGGCCGCGCACAAAGAGAAGACAAACGCGGCTTTATCAACCCAGAAACACCAGCCATTCTGGACCGCTTAGGCCTCGATGCCGACAGCTTCCTTATCGCCCTTGGCCAACATCAACTTTCCCGTGGCACGGTGATTGGCCATAAACAAGCGCAAAGCGCTTACGCCAAAGCCCACCACCGACGACACGTCGTCGGCCCGCCGATAAAAGCCGCCTAAGCCCTCACGCCACCACACTCACGAACCCTCAGCAGTCGCTGATAGTCTCGCTCGCCTGGAACTTGCGTTTTAGTAAAAAAATCACCACCAGACCAAAGCAAACCACCCTAAAAGGCTGACGAATACACCACTGTCGATGCAATTCGAAAACAGACTTTTTGGTTACTTAGAAAATGGGTGTCCCTTTTTATGTACGCGGTGATGTCCAATCATTACCATCTGGTGGTGCATGTGGATGCCAAAGCCGCAGAGACACTCGACGATGAAGCCGTTATGGCGCGCTGGGAGCAATTGTTCGCGCTACCACTGCTGGTTAGCCGTTACCGAGCAGGCAAGCTGACTTGTGAAACAGAGCGCACCGTGGCGCGTTTGCATATCGATAAGTTGCGCCGGCGGCTGTGTGATTTATCTTGGTTTATGCGTTGCTTGAATGAATACCTTGCCCGCAAGGCTAATGAGGAAGACAACTGCAAAGGCCGGTTTTGGGAAGCCCGTTTTAAATCGCAAGCCATTTTGGATGAAGCAGGTTTATTGGCTTGTATGGCCTATGTAGACCTTAATCCCCTTCGCGCCAAGATAGTCGATACCCCTGAAGCCTCAGCTGATGTGTCACTGTCAGCAAGGCTAAATAGTGACGACACCAAGCCCGCATTACTGCCCTTTGTGACTCAGTTTAAAGACAGCCCCAAAGGCATTCCCTTTGCCTTGGCTGACTACCTGGCATTAGTTGACTGGACTGGCCGCGCACAGCGTGAAGACAAACGCGGCTTTATCAGCCAAGAGACGCCTGCCATTTTGGACCGCTTAGGCCTCGATGCCGACAGCTTCCTTATTGCCCTTGGCCAACATCAACTTTCCCGCGGCACGGTGATTGGCCACAAACAAGCGCAAAGCGCTTACGCCAAGGCCCACCACCGACGACACGTCGTCGGCCCGCCGATAAAAGCCGCTTAATTCCCTCACGCCACCACACTCACACACCCTCAGTAGTCGCTGATAATCCCGCTCGCCTCTAAATTGCGTTTTTTTGGCCAAACACGCTATCAGCGTGAAGCAAACACCCTAAAAGGCTGACGAATACACCACTATCGATGCAATTCGAAAACAGACTTTTTGGTTACTTAGAAAATGGGTGTCCCTTTTTATTTCTGGTGTCCCTTTTTATTTCTTTATTACAAAATTGACAATAACAAGGTGAAAACACCTATCAATAGCGCAAAAAACGCTATAATATTTGCTCTTTTCGCATGAACTACTGATTTTAAACTAACTTCCAGTTCTTTTTCGTCTCTTTCTTTTTTCAACAAGTTGTCATTCTGAATTTTCTCAGCGATCCATTCGTTAGCTACGTTGATTTCATATTTTGTAAACTCGCTTTTATTGGTAAGTTTTTGACGGGTTCTTTCAATACCTAAATCGGTCAAATATTGTATAAATTCCAAATGGTAACTGTCTATCTGATTTTTTTCTATTTCTTCATTTTCCGGGTAGATATAACCACCTTCGAACCATTTTTTATGCTTAATTTTTAGTTCTAACCAATCGCGAATATCGAGACTAAAAGAAGAATTTGGAGGAATGCTGATTTTTTTACCACCGACCGTTGTTATGTTTCCTGCTTTTAATTTACTAATTATCATTATTTCCAATGTAAATCCTTAACTTCCTAATAATAGTTATGAAACCGGCTCGTTTTCACTCATCAGATCACTTTGAGTTTCGGTTTTAACCATCTGAGTTTCATAACGATACCTGTGACCCTATTTATCGTTTTGCGTGAAAACGAGCCAGCTTCTTATCTTGAAGTCGGACCTCATTACTAACTTATATTAATCAATACTCAGAAGATGGGTGTCCATTGTTATTTTTGTTATTTTCCACAGTCACTTGTTAGGCAATTGGGCACTCGCTGATTTTACGAGCAAAGTAATATTCTTGTGCTCTCGACACAGACTTTGTATTTAACTCAGCCAACAGCTGTCGATCAATTTTCTGGTCATTTTCACCAGCAAAGAAGGCTTTCTTTGGTGAGATAGGAATAAAAGCAAAATCTCCATAACCATCTGCAACAATAAACTCTCCATCCACAGCTTCGATCAACCCCCACTTGACATGACTGAAATTACCCCAATATCGGTCAAGATCAGTTTGTATTTGCCTGCCTGAATTAAAACGGGAAGGCACAACTCCATCATCACGAAAAAATCCTGCACGATTGCTTTCTATTGTTTCTTCCTGTTCTTTAGTTAGACTAGAGCCAAGCACGCCATTAAGCACTACATCGGCAGGGTTACTTAAATGACATTCATGCCTCAACCGCCATAGAATGCAGTATTTAGATATTGCCTCATGGTTTCTTTCGGAGAATGCTTTGATATTATCAATCTCTTCGTGGAATGCATTTTCGATTGGAACCATATATCCCGTTTCAGCTCTCTGATCCCACGTTCGTTTAGTGCAGAATATTTTTGCACGTTTATGCCTTCTAACTACCTCGCCAGAAGAAAGCTCCATCACTTCTACTTTTTCATCAGAGTCA
Encoded here:
- a CDS encoding GNAT family N-acetyltransferase gives rise to the protein MPLVLSHQLPVAKAYCQLRIAAGLSAKPLALAEKGLANSLYGVCIHDGAQLVAMGRVVGDGSCFFQVVDIAVAPRYQGRGLGKQIMHAIEAYLKMAAQPGSYVSLIADKPGFYEKLGYQHTAPAGYGMYKKFA
- a CDS encoding isochorismatase family protein — translated: MKTALVVIDVQQSLMDEGIWQSEALLGRINKLLGKARLAQAPVVLVADNRIEPDASFHPALERQVGDIEIEKSVCDAFMDTALDAMLQAQDVRKLVICGLQTDYCIDTSCRQAAALGYDVVLVADAHSTLDSGALKAKQIIAHHNHILRHFDSAKGRVRVQPISDIQFA
- a CDS encoding GNAT family N-acetyltransferase; its protein translation is MQINAVSHHHSLQLLDIFEELEHYYFKDQAASREDITAYLQQQVFSAHSGVRLIAAFSGTSVVGFASYSVLYPAPKLAGQMFMKDLFVSAQARGQGVGKKLMQHLACLAVELGCKRLDWTAESTNPKAGLFYHGIGAALLAEKEYYRFEGEALSRFASQATG
- a CDS encoding ASCH domain-containing protein, with the protein product MNAAQQAFLDAYLATLSPRECKAVPVCVAEHFCADEENANICAQLVNSGIKTATCSLKAAYDIEQQPLPAPGRLTVVLNWAQQPVCVIKTTTVSFCPFNRVPAAFAKAEGEGDGSYRWWYQAHLAFFNGHARELGLAFTADSELVLEHFEKVYPLE
- a CDS encoding CDP-alcohol phosphatidyltransferase family protein; this translates as MNIIKKLPLLLTLLRGLLAPVILLLAIFYPSAICFSICLVTAFLSDIFDGFIARRLGVATDGIRRLDSIADTLFYICATVAIYWLYPAAIDERLLPLGILVTLELLRYGFDYSKYGREASYHMWSSKLWGILLFVGFIDILGFGQDGILLSMAIVMGIIADIEGLLISLLMPKWRCDIPTLFHAIKIRNSELNDPVRN
- a CDS encoding transposase; the protein is MTRPRSELVSVNDTPYYHCICRCVRRAFLCGEDSLTGQDYSHRKIWVMERLKVLQAVFTIELCAYAVMSNHYHLVVHVDAKAAEALDDEAVMARWEQLFSLSLLVSRYRAGKLTCEAERTVARMHIDKLRHRLCDLSWFMRCLNEHLARKANEEDHCKGRFWEARFKSQAILDEAGLLACTAYVDLNPLRAKIVDTPEASADVSLSARLNTEDDTKPALLPFVTQFKDSPKGIPFALADYLALVDWTGRAQREDKRGFINPETPAILDRLGLDADSFLIALGQHQLSRGTVIGHKQAQSAYAKAHHRRHVVGPPIKAA
- a CDS encoding transposase; translated protein: MSNHYHLVVHVDAKAAETLDDEAVMARWEQLFALPLLVSRYRAGKLTCETERTVARLHIDKLRRRLCDLSWFMRCLNEYLARKANEEDNCKGRFWEARFKSQAILDEAGLLACMAYVDLNPLRAKIVDTPEASADVSLSARLNSDDTKPALLPFVTQFKDSPKGIPFALADYLALVDWTGRAQREDKRGFISQETPAILDRLGLDADSFLIALGQHQLSRGTVIGHKQAQSAYAKAHHRRHVVGPPIKAA